One Veillonellales bacterium DNA segment encodes these proteins:
- the dcuC gene encoding C4-dicarboxylate transporter DcuC has translation MGNIIAILVIIWVVYMIIKKYFPQAVLFIAGITLLLAAFFIGSNPILAAKQSSGSAFLDIFHTIEVLLSTRVAGLGLTIMSIAGFAKYMEYLGASKSLFAVVATPLKFIKSPYVLLVFGFFVSQFLVVFIPSHAGLGLLLMVTMYPIFIRAGVSKLSALGVIGCSQYMDVGPGSGNAILAANVSNLDPAVYFVNNQLPIFITTTLILGIVHYFVQKWWDKKEGFTGHDDSINLVEEDATRPPLIYAILPIIPMVFILGFSPIFHSKIKMDVVTAMFLSTFISMAFEYVRTKDIRSTLQSLEHLFKGMGNSFATVITLIVGGEVFAAGLMKIGAVDAMISSAQNLGLGVNALIIFFCIVIAGCAFLMGSGNAAFFSFAALTPKIAAAMNISAVTLVLPMQIMTSFGRVVSPITAAIVAIAGVADASPFQVVKRTSIPMAVAALVNIAFIFINS, from the coding sequence ATGGGAAATATTATCGCGATTTTAGTCATTATTTGGGTTGTTTACATGATTATCAAAAAGTATTTTCCACAGGCAGTTCTTTTTATAGCAGGTATCACTCTCCTGCTTGCAGCATTCTTTATCGGCAGTAATCCAATACTTGCTGCTAAACAATCCTCCGGTTCGGCTTTTCTGGACATTTTTCACACGATTGAGGTACTGCTCAGCACCCGCGTTGCCGGTCTCGGTTTGACTATCATGTCAATAGCAGGCTTTGCAAAATATATGGAATATCTGGGAGCGAGTAAATCCTTGTTTGCCGTGGTTGCTACTCCACTTAAATTTATTAAATCCCCATATGTTTTGCTTGTTTTTGGTTTCTTCGTGAGCCAATTCTTGGTAGTGTTTATTCCAAGCCATGCTGGTTTGGGTTTACTACTCATGGTTACTATGTACCCAATCTTCATAAGAGCTGGTGTTAGTAAATTATCTGCCCTCGGTGTAATCGGCTGTTCACAATACATGGATGTTGGTCCCGGTTCAGGTAATGCAATTCTTGCAGCTAACGTCAGTAATTTGGATCCGGCAGTATATTTTGTAAATAATCAATTGCCAATATTTATAACAACAACTTTGATCCTTGGTATTGTACACTATTTTGTACAAAAATGGTGGGATAAAAAGGAGGGTTTTACTGGTCACGATGATTCTATTAACCTCGTTGAAGAAGACGCAACCCGTCCGCCTTTGATTTACGCCATTCTCCCAATAATTCCAATGGTGTTTATCCTTGGGTTCAGTCCGATTTTCCACAGTAAAATAAAAATGGACGTTGTTACCGCAATGTTCTTAAGTACCTTTATTAGCATGGCTTTCGAATATGTCAGAACTAAAGATATTCGTTCCACCTTACAGAGCTTAGAACATTTATTCAAAGGTATGGGCAACAGCTTTGCAACTGTAATCACATTGATAGTAGGAGGTGAAGTATTTGCTGCAGGGTTAATGAAGATTGGCGCTGTAGATGCTATGATTTCTAGTGCTCAAAATCTTGGCCTTGGCGTTAATGCCTTAATCATTTTCTTCTGTATAGTAATTGCTGGATGTGCCTTCTTAATGGGTTCCGGCAATGCCGCTTTCTTTTCTTTCGCAGCTCTTACGCCGAAGATTGCTGCAGCTATGAACATCAGCGCTGTTACTTTAGTGTTACCAATGCAGATTATGACGAGCTTTGGTCGCGTTGTATCGCCAATTACTGCAGCAATTGTTGCTATAGCCGGTGTTGCTGATGCATCTCCTTTTCAAGTTGTAAAAAGGACCTCGATTCCTATGGCAGTAG
- a CDS encoding DUF1847 domain-containing protein encodes MKCAHCKHNKCYVEGQNCTKLTVEAVKDFYQDGDLAMMKAAACTEGRNYMKMCRLEESVDFAKSLGVKKIGLPFCIGLAQEAKLIAVYFEKFFEVHSVCCKVCGVAKENLGLEQIKPGAKEMMCNPKIQAKILADAGTEMNFTVGLCVGHDMLFTAASAAPVSCLVAKDRVLAHNPLGAVYSRYWRRKLGILPEGQV; translated from the coding sequence ATGAAGTGCGCACACTGTAAACACAATAAGTGCTATGTTGAGGGGCAAAATTGTACCAAGCTGACGGTAGAGGCGGTGAAAGATTTTTATCAGGACGGTGATTTGGCGATGATGAAAGCCGCTGCCTGTACTGAAGGGCGAAACTATATGAAAATGTGCCGCTTGGAGGAAAGTGTGGACTTTGCGAAAAGCTTAGGGGTAAAGAAGATCGGTCTGCCATTTTGCATCGGTTTGGCTCAGGAAGCAAAGTTGATTGCGGTTTATTTTGAAAAGTTTTTTGAAGTACACAGCGTTTGCTGTAAAGTTTGCGGTGTGGCAAAAGAAAATTTAGGACTGGAACAAATTAAGCCCGGTGCCAAGGAAATGATGTGCAATCCTAAGATACAGGCCAAAATATTGGCGGATGCCGGCACGGAAATGAATTTTACGGTGGGCTTATGTGTGGGACATGATATGCTGTTTACCGCCGCATCGGCGGCTCCGGTGTCCTGTCTGGTAGCGAAAGACCGCGTGCTGGCCCATAATCCGCTGGGAGCAGTTTATTCCCGCTATTGGCGCAGAAAACTGGGGATTCTTCCGGAAGGACAAGTTTGA
- a CDS encoding FadR/GntR family transcriptional regulator: MKADIDKELLNKVIDKSSTSLYRQIVEHIRNWIREGKLKEGDSLPSERELTKIFDVSRVPVREALKTLEFLGAVEHIRGKGVFVKKIKMSHILNNVDFVMENPKSTLADLFEAREAIESYAVRLAAERRTVHDLEAMESALIDMERNIKMGKSISDASIGFHSAIFIATHNEILIKINDFLTDLLSYSRQYSQKDPARYHNVLEDHKGIWQKIKEQNPGGAAAIMAGHLQRAKQVIDSL, encoded by the coding sequence TTGAAAGCGGATATTGACAAAGAATTACTCAATAAAGTCATTGATAAGTCTTCTACTTCTTTATATAGACAAATTGTTGAACATATTCGTAACTGGATCCGCGAAGGAAAATTAAAGGAAGGGGACAGCCTTCCTTCGGAACGGGAACTTACTAAAATATTTGATGTCAGCCGGGTGCCGGTGCGAGAGGCATTAAAAACTTTGGAGTTTTTGGGAGCAGTTGAGCACATTCGGGGCAAGGGCGTATTTGTAAAAAAAATCAAGATGAGCCACATTCTAAATAATGTTGATTTTGTTATGGAGAATCCTAAGAGTACATTGGCGGATTTGTTTGAAGCCCGTGAGGCTATTGAGTCTTATGCGGTCAGACTGGCAGCGGAACGCCGGACAGTTCATGATTTGGAAGCGATGGAAAGTGCATTGATCGATATGGAAAGAAATATAAAAATGGGGAAAAGTATTTCTGATGCTTCGATAGGATTTCATTCGGCAATTTTTATTGCCACCCACAATGAAATACTCATAAAAATCAACGATTTTTTAACGGATCTGCTTTCTTATTCCCGCCAGTATTCTCAGAAAGATCCTGCCCGGTATCACAATGTACTTGAGGATCATAAAGGCATTTGGCAGAAAATTAAAGAACAAAATCCAGGGGGTGCAGCAGCGATTATGGCTGGACATTTGCAGCGGGCGAAGCAGGTTATTGATAGTCTGTAA